From one Flavobacteriales bacterium genomic stretch:
- a CDS encoding DUF58 domain-containing protein — MNTVQHTKELLKKVRLVELKTRGLSEHIFSGEYHSAFKGRGMTFSEVREYSPGDEVRTIDWNVTARFGHPFVKVFEEERELTVMLVADLSGSGDFGSTHQLKRELVTEACATIAFSAIKNNDKVGLLLFTDSVEKFIPPKKGRLHILRLIRELIEFTPKGSGTDIAGALRYLNSVIKKRSIAFLVSDLLASGYEDAIKIANRRHDLVVLRTADPREGELPDIGLVRMADPETGEQQWVDTSSRRVRSAYRAAGLKHAQRTREILRRSGVDHAVIGTDTGYVKPLMQLLKQREGGR; from the coding sequence ATGAACACCGTCCAGCATACCAAGGAACTCCTGAAGAAGGTGCGGCTCGTGGAGCTCAAGACCCGCGGGCTCAGCGAGCACATCTTCAGCGGCGAGTACCACAGCGCGTTCAAGGGGCGGGGCATGACCTTCAGCGAAGTGCGCGAATACAGCCCCGGCGACGAGGTCCGCACCATCGACTGGAACGTGACCGCGCGCTTCGGGCATCCCTTCGTGAAGGTCTTTGAGGAAGAGCGCGAGCTCACCGTGATGCTCGTGGCCGACCTCAGCGGATCCGGCGATTTCGGCAGCACGCACCAGCTTAAGCGCGAGCTCGTGACCGAGGCCTGCGCCACCATTGCCTTCAGCGCCATCAAGAACAACGACAAGGTGGGCCTGCTGCTCTTCACCGACAGCGTGGAGAAGTTCATCCCGCCGAAGAAGGGCCGCCTGCACATCCTGCGCCTCATCCGTGAGCTCATCGAGTTCACGCCCAAGGGCAGCGGAACCGACATCGCCGGCGCCTTGCGATACCTCAACAGCGTGATCAAGAAGCGCAGCATCGCCTTCCTGGTGAGCGACCTGCTGGCCAGCGGCTATGAGGATGCGATCAAGATCGCCAACCGCCGCCACGACCTGGTGGTGCTTCGCACGGCCGATCCGCGCGAAGGCGAGCTGCCGGACATCGGCCTGGTGCGCATGGCCGATCCCGAGACCGGCGAGCAACAATGGGTGGACACCAGCAGCCGCCGAGTGCGCAGCGCGTATCGCGCTGCCGGCCTCAAGCACGCGCAGCGCACCCGTGAGATCCTGCGCCGCAGCGGGGTGGACCATGCCGTGATCGGCACCGACACGGGCTATGTGAAGCCGTTGATGCAATTGCTGAAGCAGCGCGAGGGTGGACGATGA
- a CDS encoding nucleoside triphosphate pyrophosphohydrolase family protein has translation MHSNSTPLTLAEATAHVRAFHDAFGIANAQSPTGNIGDRDALLRYKLIREENEEYLEAALRGDLVEVADALGDILYILCGTLLKHGLEHKIDAVFREIQRSNMSKLGADGKPIYRADGKVMKGPGYFKPDIAALLEGSKA, from the coding sequence ATGCACAGCAATTCAACACCGCTCACGCTCGCCGAGGCCACCGCGCACGTGCGCGCCTTCCACGACGCCTTCGGGATCGCCAATGCGCAATCGCCGACCGGGAACATCGGTGACCGCGATGCCCTGCTCCGGTACAAGCTGATCCGCGAGGAGAACGAGGAATACCTCGAAGCGGCCTTGCGCGGCGATCTGGTGGAGGTTGCCGATGCGCTCGGCGATATCCTGTACATCCTCTGCGGCACTTTGCTCAAGCATGGGCTCGAGCACAAGATCGACGCGGTGTTCAGGGAGATCCAGCGCAGCAACATGAGCAAGCTAGGCGCCGATGGCAAGCCGATCTACCGGGCGGACGGCAAGGTGATGAAGGGGCCCGGTTACTTCAAGCCCGACATCGCCGCGCTGCTCGAGGGATCGAAGGCGTGA
- a CDS encoding MoxR family ATPase: MEPTISRSEQSVTSEGIRALNDRIQQASAFVDLIDHEMEKSIVGQKDMVQKLLVALLADGHALLEGVPGLAKTLAIKSLARTIDAGFSRIQFTPDLLPADLIGTLIYSQRNEEFTVKKGPVFSNFILADEINRAPAKVQSALLEAMQERQVTIGSTTYPLPEPFLVLATMNPIEQEGTYPLPEAQTDRFMLKVVLDYPRQEEEKLIIRQNTRAGKQPEPQRVVSPTEILTARQLVREVYMDEKIEHYIVDIVHATRKPDQHRLGDLTGMIAFGGSPRASINMALAAKALAFTKRRGYVIPEDVRAMCPDVLRHRIGLTYEAEAENITVNEIIDRVLNTVEVP; the protein is encoded by the coding sequence ATGGAACCCACCATCTCTCGATCCGAGCAGAGCGTCACCTCAGAGGGTATCCGCGCGCTCAACGACCGCATCCAGCAAGCGAGCGCATTCGTGGATCTGATCGACCACGAGATGGAGAAATCCATCGTGGGGCAGAAGGACATGGTGCAGAAGCTCCTCGTTGCCCTGCTGGCCGATGGCCATGCGCTGCTCGAGGGCGTGCCCGGCCTGGCCAAGACCCTCGCGATCAAATCGCTTGCGCGCACCATCGACGCCGGCTTCAGCCGCATCCAGTTCACGCCCGACCTGCTCCCCGCCGACCTCATCGGCACGCTCATCTACAGCCAGCGCAACGAGGAGTTCACGGTTAAGAAGGGGCCCGTGTTCAGCAACTTCATCCTCGCTGACGAGATCAACCGAGCGCCCGCCAAGGTGCAGAGCGCCTTGCTGGAGGCGATGCAGGAGCGGCAGGTCACCATCGGCTCGACCACCTACCCCCTGCCGGAGCCCTTCCTTGTGCTGGCCACCATGAACCCCATCGAACAGGAAGGCACCTATCCATTGCCCGAGGCGCAAACTGATCGCTTCATGCTGAAGGTGGTGCTGGACTATCCGCGCCAGGAGGAAGAGAAGCTCATCATCCGGCAGAACACGCGGGCCGGCAAGCAACCCGAGCCGCAGCGTGTGGTCTCCCCAACGGAGATCCTCACGGCGCGCCAGCTCGTGCGCGAGGTTTACATGGATGAGAAGATCGAGCATTACATCGTCGATATCGTGCATGCCACGCGCAAGCCCGACCAGCACAGGCTCGGTGACCTCACCGGCATGATCGCCTTCGGTGGGAGCCCGCGCGCCAGCATCAACATGGCACTCGCCGCGAAGGCCTTGGCCTTCACCAAGCGTCGCGGCTACGTGATCCCCGAGGATGTGAGGGCCATGTGCCCCGATGTCCTGCGCCACCGCATCGGGCTCACCTACGAAGCCGAGGCTGAGAACATCACGGTGAACGAGATCATCGACCGTGTGCTGAATACCGTTGAGGTTCCCTGA